Proteins from a genomic interval of Caulobacter rhizosphaerae:
- a CDS encoding glutamine synthetase family protein, producing the protein MTLPSVADPQECRDFLAAHPQVKYVDVFFTSMTGVPRGKRLRVHELQAIYDYGRFLPGSILVVDTQGADCEDTGLVWEDGDADRRARPVPGTLTLAPWLGPDMAQVMLSLYELDGTANDLDPRHVLKRVLDRFAADGLTPVAACELEYYLVDQHRGPGGELLPARSLQTGERPQGIQVYGLPELEAISPFLRELWDVCDVLGVPLEGAISEFAPGQVELTLKHKPDALEAADDALRYKRAAKGVALRHGCEATFMAKPWADQAGNGFHVHVSFNDAAGNNLCAADDPEGSDLLKHAIGGMKALMADCMAILAPNANSYRRFKANSYAPVAPTWGVNNRTVSLRVPAGPPPTRHVEHRVAGADANPYLVLAALLACAHHGISHQIDPGPAVVGDGYAAAAKEKVRLPTDWYAAVNLFEASDVLRDYLGERFVEMFVSVKRTEQARFAEVVTALDYDWYLRNA; encoded by the coding sequence ATGACGCTCCCTTCGGTCGCCGATCCCCAGGAGTGCCGCGACTTCCTCGCCGCCCATCCGCAGGTGAAGTATGTCGACGTGTTCTTCACCAGCATGACCGGCGTGCCGCGCGGCAAGCGGTTGCGGGTCCACGAGCTGCAGGCGATCTACGACTACGGCCGCTTCCTGCCCGGCTCGATCCTGGTGGTCGACACGCAAGGGGCCGACTGCGAGGACACGGGCCTGGTCTGGGAGGACGGCGACGCCGACCGCCGCGCCCGGCCCGTGCCGGGGACCCTGACCCTGGCGCCGTGGCTGGGGCCGGACATGGCCCAGGTGATGCTGTCGCTGTACGAGCTGGACGGGACGGCCAACGACCTGGACCCCCGCCATGTGCTTAAGCGCGTGCTGGACCGCTTCGCCGCCGACGGCTTGACGCCGGTCGCGGCCTGCGAGCTGGAATACTACCTGGTCGACCAGCATCGCGGCCCCGGCGGCGAGCTGCTGCCCGCCCGGTCGCTGCAGACCGGCGAGCGGCCACAGGGGATCCAGGTTTACGGCCTGCCGGAGCTGGAGGCGATCTCGCCGTTCCTGCGCGAGCTGTGGGACGTCTGCGACGTGCTGGGCGTGCCGTTGGAGGGGGCGATCTCGGAGTTCGCCCCGGGCCAGGTGGAGCTGACTCTCAAGCACAAGCCCGACGCCCTGGAGGCCGCCGACGACGCCCTGCGCTACAAGCGGGCCGCCAAGGGGGTAGCCCTGCGCCATGGCTGCGAGGCCACCTTCATGGCCAAGCCCTGGGCCGACCAGGCCGGCAACGGCTTCCACGTCCATGTCAGCTTCAACGACGCGGCCGGGAACAACCTCTGCGCCGCCGACGACCCGGAAGGTTCGGACCTGCTCAAGCATGCGATCGGCGGCATGAAGGCGCTGATGGCCGACTGCATGGCGATCCTGGCGCCCAACGCCAATTCCTATCGCCGCTTCAAGGCCAACAGCTACGCGCCGGTGGCCCCGACCTGGGGCGTCAACAACCGCACGGTGTCGTTGCGGGTGCCCGCCGGCCCGCCGCCGACCCGCCATGTCGAGCACCGGGTGGCCGGGGCCGACGCCAATCCGTACCTTGTGCTGGCCGCCCTGCTGGCCTGCGCCCACCACGGGATCAGCCACCAGATCGACCCCGGCCCGGCGGTGGTCGGCGACGGCTATGCGGCGGCGGCCAAGGAGAAGGTCCGCCTGCCCACCGACTGGTATGCGGCGGTCAATCTGTTCGAGGCCTCTGACGTGCTGCGCGACTATCTGGGCGAGCGGTTCGTGGAGATGTTCGTCTCGGTCAAGCGCACCGAGCAGGCGCGCTTCGCCGAGGTGGTCACGGCGCTGGATTATGACTGGTATCTGCGCAACGCCTGA
- a CDS encoding aspartate aminotransferase family protein has product MTVPIRNHDIAELKRLDLAHHLPAQADHKVIHELGGSRIITRADGVYIHDGEGRQILDGMAGLWCVNVGYGREELAQAAYDQMLELPYYNTFFKTATPPPVKLAAKIAEKMGGHLTHVFYNSSGSEANDTVFRLARHYWKLKGEPSRTAFISRWNAYHGSTVAGVSLGGMKHMHAQGDLPIPGVHHVMQPYPFGEGFGEDPAAFRDRAVKEIEDKILEVGPQNVAAFIGEPVQGAGGVIIPPDGYWPAVEALCRKYGILLVCDEVICGFGRLGQWFGHQHYGIKPDMIAMAKGLSSGYLPISAVGVADHIVAELREKGGDFIHGFTYSGHPTAAAVALKNLEIIERESLVERTRDDTGPYLAKALASLNDHPLVGETRSLGLIGAVEIVREKGTNHRFLDKEGEAGPIVRDLCISNGLMVRAIRDSIVCCPPLIITHAQIDELVGIIRKSLDEAEPVLRALKPEAAA; this is encoded by the coding sequence ATGACCGTCCCGATCCGCAACCACGACATCGCCGAGCTCAAGCGCCTGGACCTGGCCCACCACCTGCCGGCCCAGGCCGACCACAAGGTCATCCACGAGCTGGGCGGCAGCCGGATCATCACCCGAGCCGACGGCGTCTACATCCATGACGGCGAGGGGCGCCAGATCCTGGACGGCATGGCCGGCCTGTGGTGCGTCAATGTCGGCTACGGCCGCGAGGAGCTGGCCCAGGCCGCCTACGACCAGATGCTGGAGCTGCCCTACTACAACACCTTCTTCAAGACCGCGACGCCGCCGCCCGTGAAGCTGGCCGCCAAGATCGCCGAAAAGATGGGCGGCCATCTGACCCACGTCTTCTACAATTCGTCGGGCTCGGAGGCCAACGACACGGTCTTCCGCCTGGCCCGCCACTATTGGAAGCTCAAAGGGGAGCCAAGCCGCACGGCCTTCATCAGCCGCTGGAACGCCTATCACGGCTCGACCGTGGCCGGGGTCTCGCTGGGCGGCATGAAGCACATGCATGCGCAGGGCGACCTGCCGATCCCCGGCGTGCACCACGTCATGCAGCCCTATCCGTTCGGCGAAGGCTTCGGCGAGGATCCCGCCGCCTTCCGCGACCGGGCCGTGAAGGAGATCGAGGACAAGATCCTGGAGGTCGGCCCCCAGAATGTCGCCGCCTTCATCGGCGAGCCGGTGCAGGGGGCGGGCGGGGTGATCATCCCGCCGGACGGCTACTGGCCGGCGGTCGAGGCCCTGTGCCGCAAGTACGGGATCCTGCTGGTCTGCGACGAGGTGATCTGCGGCTTCGGGCGGCTGGGCCAGTGGTTCGGCCACCAGCATTACGGGATCAAGCCGGACATGATCGCCATGGCCAAGGGCCTGTCGTCCGGCTACCTGCCGATCAGCGCCGTCGGCGTGGCCGACCACATCGTCGCCGAGCTGCGCGAGAAGGGCGGCGACTTCATCCACGGCTTCACCTATTCGGGCCACCCGACGGCCGCGGCGGTGGCCCTGAAGAACCTGGAAATCATCGAGCGCGAGAGTCTGGTCGAGCGCACCCGCGACGACACCGGCCCCTACCTGGCCAAGGCCCTGGCCTCGCTGAACGACCACCCCCTGGTCGGCGAGACCCGGTCGCTGGGCCTGATCGGCGCGGTCGAGATCGTGCGCGAGAAGGGGACCAACCACCGCTTCCTCGACAAGGAGGGCGAGGCGGGGCCGATCGTGCGGGATCTGTGCATCAGCAACGGCCTGATGGTCCGCGCCATCCGCGACAGCATCGTCTGCTGCCCGCCGCTGATCATCACCCACGCTCAGATTGATGAACTGGTGGGGATCATCCGCAAGTCGCTGGACGAGGCGGAGCCGGTGCTTAGGGCGCTGAAGCCGGAGGCGGCGGCGTGA
- a CDS encoding gamma-glutamyl-gamma-aminobutyrate hydrolase family protein, whose amino-acid sequence MRPVAGIICCTRTVGVEPAQAVMNRYVASAMQYADAAALLVPSMPELMKASEVAARLDGLMLTGSPSNLDPARYGEAVPDAAGPFDAARDAMTADLIRAMLDLGRPVFGVCRGFQEINVAFGGTLRRDMAAADELIPHHAPDEVDFDGLFDHEHRVDLAPGGVLATAFSAQAATVNSVHYQGVDRLGEGLAVEARAPDGVVEAVSATVNGAPVLAVQWHPEWKTERNPQSQAFFQLFGRALRSQPLVPLIPANVGMSGL is encoded by the coding sequence ATGAGACCCGTCGCCGGCATCATCTGTTGCACCCGCACCGTCGGGGTCGAGCCGGCCCAGGCGGTGATGAACCGCTATGTGGCCAGCGCCATGCAATATGCCGACGCCGCGGCCCTGCTGGTGCCGTCGATGCCCGAGCTGATGAAGGCCTCGGAGGTCGCCGCGCGGTTGGACGGCCTGATGCTGACCGGCAGCCCGTCCAACCTCGACCCCGCCCGCTACGGCGAGGCCGTTCCCGACGCTGCCGGTCCGTTCGACGCGGCGCGCGACGCCATGACCGCCGACCTGATCCGGGCCATGCTCGACCTGGGCCGGCCGGTGTTCGGCGTCTGCCGCGGCTTCCAGGAGATCAATGTCGCGTTCGGCGGCACGCTGCGGCGGGACATGGCGGCGGCTGATGAACTGATCCCCCACCACGCCCCCGACGAGGTCGACTTCGACGGCCTGTTCGACCACGAGCACCGCGTCGACCTGGCCCCCGGCGGGGTGCTGGCCACCGCGTTCAGCGCCCAGGCCGCGACCGTCAATTCCGTGCACTACCAGGGCGTCGACCGGCTGGGCGAAGGCCTCGCCGTCGAGGCCCGCGCGCCCGACGGCGTGGTCGAGGCGGTGTCGGCGACGGTCAACGGCGCACCGGTCCTGGCGGTCCAGTGGCATCCCGAATGGAAGACCGAGCGCAACCCGCAGAGCCAGGCGTTCTTCCAGCTGTTCGGCCGGGCGCTGCGGAGCCAACCCCTCGTTCCGCTCATCCCGGCGAACGTCGGGATGAGCGGACTTTGA
- a CDS encoding ABC transporter permease: protein MEQSWKQAKAVFATALSAPLVWLVLFFLIPLAIVWAYSFGHNEGLTQIAITGTFKNYARAIEPLYLKIFLKSAGVAALTTGLCLVVGFPVALAITFASQRAKTWLLLLIMLPFWTNLLIRTYALIAVLRNEGYINKGLEAGWNLAAKVMPLQPFQPLEMMHTNFAVIVGLVYVHLPFMVLPLYSALDRLDKSLLEASLDLGAGHMRTLFKVVVPLALPGIASGVLITFIPALGAYLTPDLLGGPDSQMIANVIERQFKRANDWPFGAALSFLLMYLTFVAIAVQALVSKGRKGATA from the coding sequence ATGGAGCAGAGCTGGAAACAGGCGAAAGCCGTCTTCGCCACGGCGCTCAGTGCGCCGCTGGTGTGGCTGGTGCTGTTCTTCCTGATCCCGCTGGCCATCGTCTGGGCCTACAGCTTCGGCCACAACGAGGGCCTGACCCAGATCGCCATCACCGGCACGTTCAAGAACTACGCCCGGGCGATCGAGCCGCTGTACCTGAAGATCTTCCTGAAGTCGGCCGGGGTGGCGGCCCTGACCACCGGCCTGTGCCTGGTGGTCGGCTTCCCCGTCGCCCTGGCCATCACCTTCGCCTCGCAGAGGGCCAAGACCTGGCTGCTGCTGCTGATCATGCTGCCGTTCTGGACGAACCTTCTGATCCGCACCTACGCCCTGATCGCCGTGCTGCGCAACGAGGGCTACATCAACAAGGGCCTGGAGGCGGGATGGAACCTGGCCGCCAAGGTCATGCCGCTGCAGCCGTTCCAGCCGCTGGAGATGATGCACACCAATTTCGCGGTGATCGTCGGCCTGGTCTATGTCCACCTGCCGTTCATGGTGCTGCCGCTGTATTCGGCGCTGGACCGGCTGGACAAGTCGCTGCTGGAGGCCAGCCTCGACCTGGGCGCGGGCCACATGCGCACCCTGTTCAAGGTGGTCGTGCCACTGGCCCTGCCGGGCATCGCCTCCGGCGTGCTGATCACCTTCATCCCCGCCTTGGGCGCCTATCTGACCCCCGACCTGCTGGGCGGCCCCGACAGCCAGATGATCGCCAACGTCATCGAGCGCCAGTTCAAGCGCGCCAACGACTGGCCCTTCGGCGCGGCCCTGTCGTTCCTGCTGATGTACCTGACGTTTGTCGCCATCGCCGTGCAGGCGCTGGTGAGCAAGGGCCGGAAAGGGGCGACGGCATGA
- a CDS encoding ABC transporter substrate-binding protein: protein MSTNRILGTRRSLLTAMGAAAIGISFTACGQKPEGSAAKSANGEEPKLNFYNWDTYIGETTLGDFKKATGVDVNMSLFATNDELFAKLKAGNAGYDVIVPSNEFVTRMSQAGMLETLDHGKIPNFKNVDPAFVNPDYDPGRRFSMPYTWLVLGIGYRKSKVQGVPDSWKYLFDSAQYNGRIALLSESADLVRLAAKYLGHSVNNIPPDLVTKIEQMLIRQKPYVKAFHDDNGQDMLVAGDVDLVLEYNGDIAQVMKDDPDIDFVIPKEGSLINSDTLCIPQGAPRPDNAHKFINYLLDAQAGAAISKTILYPTPNAAAKALMPPAYRDNKVIFPPADIMSKCEYGAFEGAEKASLYEEVITRVRAA, encoded by the coding sequence ATGAGCACCAACCGTATTCTCGGGACCCGCCGCTCGCTGCTGACGGCCATGGGCGCCGCGGCCATCGGCATCAGCTTCACCGCCTGCGGCCAGAAGCCCGAGGGCTCGGCCGCCAAGTCGGCCAACGGCGAAGAGCCAAAGCTGAACTTCTACAACTGGGACACCTATATCGGCGAGACGACCCTGGGCGACTTCAAGAAGGCCACGGGCGTCGACGTCAATATGAGCCTGTTCGCCACCAACGACGAACTGTTCGCCAAGCTGAAGGCCGGCAACGCCGGCTACGACGTGATCGTGCCGTCCAACGAGTTCGTCACCCGCATGAGCCAGGCGGGCATGCTGGAGACCCTGGACCACGGCAAGATCCCCAACTTCAAGAACGTCGACCCGGCCTTCGTGAACCCCGACTACGACCCAGGCCGCCGGTTCTCGATGCCCTATACCTGGCTGGTGCTGGGCATCGGCTATCGCAAGTCCAAGGTGCAGGGCGTGCCCGACAGCTGGAAGTACCTGTTCGACAGCGCCCAGTACAACGGCCGCATCGCCCTGCTGTCGGAAAGCGCCGACCTGGTGCGCCTGGCCGCCAAGTACCTGGGCCACAGCGTCAACAACATCCCGCCGGACCTGGTCACCAAGATCGAGCAGATGCTGATCCGCCAGAAGCCCTATGTGAAGGCGTTCCACGACGACAACGGCCAGGACATGCTGGTGGCCGGCGATGTCGACCTGGTGCTGGAGTACAACGGCGACATCGCCCAGGTGATGAAGGACGATCCCGACATCGACTTCGTGATCCCCAAGGAGGGGTCGCTGATCAATTCCGACACCCTGTGCATCCCCCAAGGCGCGCCGCGGCCGGACAACGCCCACAAGTTCATCAACTACCTGCTGGACGCCCAGGCCGGGGCCGCGATCTCCAAGACGATCCTCTACCCGACCCCCAACGCCGCGGCCAAGGCGCTGATGCCGCCGGCCTATCGCGACAACAAGGTGATCTTCCCGCCGGCGGACATCATGTCCAAGTGCGAGTACGGGGCGTTCGAGGGGGCCGAGAAGGCCAGTCTCTACGAGGAAGTCATCACCCGCGTGCGGGCGGCTTAG
- a CDS encoding type II toxin-antitoxin system RelE/ParE family toxin, with amino-acid sequence MAQDARHAGPAARSVFVAEVVWTDRALAHVEAIVTYIVNQHSPLAAQRLGQRLLTAGDTLETSPDRGRPIARGRRELTVIAPYLIRYRLKGDRVIILEVRHGMRRPNL; translated from the coding sequence ATGGCTCAAGACGCTCGGCACGCCGGACCAGCAGCCCGTTCCGTATTCGTGGCGGAAGTAGTTTGGACCGATCGCGCGCTGGCCCACGTTGAGGCCATCGTCACCTACATCGTGAACCAGCACAGTCCTTTGGCGGCGCAACGCCTCGGCCAACGCCTGTTGACGGCGGGCGACACGCTGGAAACTTCGCCCGACAGAGGTCGCCCAATTGCACGCGGCCGTCGTGAACTGACGGTGATCGCACCCTATTTGATCCGCTACAGGCTTAAGGGCGACAGGGTCATCATCCTTGAAGTTCGCCATGGCATGCGGCGACCAAACCTTTAA
- a CDS encoding glutamine synthetase family protein, with protein sequence MKYKEKKSKPAPKTTRGVASLEDAKDWFARQNIEEIECVVPDLAGVARGKIMPVRKFLGAPSMNLPLAVFYQTITGDFPEFEGAVNAVQSDTDIFLTPDLATLAVVPWAQDPTAQVIHDAFHPDGRPVEESPRQVLRRVMALYREKGWDPVVAPEIEFYLVDKNTDPDYPLKPPIGRSGRPETGRQGYSIAAVNEFDALFEDMYEYSERQGLEIDTLIHESGVAQMEINLRHGNPLELADQVFMFKRTIREVALEHEIYATFMAKPMAAEPGSAMHIHQSILGIDGENLFSDPKTGDATPLFYAFIAGQQRYLPAIMAILAPYVNSYRRIARDSGAPVNTQWGYDNRTCGLRVPPSDPANRRLENRIPSSDANPYLAIAATLAAGYLGMTQNLSPTAPVDTDASVRGIELPRSLLESVSLFEAAKPLVEILGSTFCSAYATVKQAEYETFMRTISPWEREFLLLNV encoded by the coding sequence ATGAAGTACAAAGAAAAGAAATCCAAGCCCGCCCCCAAGACGACCCGCGGGGTCGCGTCGCTCGAGGACGCCAAGGACTGGTTCGCGCGGCAGAACATCGAGGAGATCGAGTGCGTCGTGCCCGACCTGGCCGGGGTGGCGCGGGGCAAGATCATGCCGGTGCGCAAGTTCCTGGGCGCGCCGTCGATGAACCTGCCGCTGGCGGTGTTCTACCAGACCATCACGGGCGACTTCCCCGAGTTCGAGGGGGCAGTCAATGCGGTGCAGTCCGACACCGACATCTTCCTGACCCCGGACCTGGCCACCCTGGCCGTGGTGCCCTGGGCCCAGGACCCGACCGCCCAGGTGATCCACGACGCCTTCCACCCCGACGGCCGGCCGGTCGAGGAGAGCCCGCGCCAGGTGCTGCGCCGGGTGATGGCCCTCTATCGCGAGAAGGGCTGGGACCCGGTGGTGGCCCCGGAGATCGAGTTCTACCTGGTCGACAAGAACACCGACCCCGACTACCCGCTGAAGCCGCCGATCGGGCGGTCGGGCCGGCCGGAAACCGGCCGCCAGGGCTATTCGATCGCGGCGGTCAACGAGTTCGACGCCCTGTTCGAGGACATGTACGAGTACTCCGAGCGCCAGGGCCTGGAGATCGACACCCTGATCCACGAGAGCGGCGTGGCCCAGATGGAGATCAACCTGCGGCACGGCAATCCGCTGGAGCTGGCCGACCAGGTGTTCATGTTCAAGCGCACCATCCGCGAGGTGGCGCTGGAGCACGAGATCTACGCCACCTTCATGGCCAAGCCGATGGCCGCCGAGCCCGGCAGCGCCATGCACATCCATCAGTCGATCCTGGGAATCGACGGCGAGAACCTGTTCTCCGACCCCAAGACCGGCGACGCCACGCCGCTGTTCTACGCCTTCATCGCCGGCCAGCAGCGCTACCTGCCGGCGATCATGGCGATCCTGGCCCCCTATGTGAACAGCTACCGACGGATCGCCCGCGACTCCGGCGCGCCGGTCAACACCCAGTGGGGCTACGACAACCGCACCTGCGGCCTGCGCGTGCCGCCGTCCGACCCGGCCAACCGGCGGCTGGAGAACCGCATCCCGTCGTCAGACGCCAATCCCTACCTGGCCATCGCCGCGACCTTGGCCGCCGGCTATCTGGGCATGACCCAGAACCTGTCGCCCACCGCCCCGGTCGACACCGACGCCAGTGTGCGCGGCATCGAACTGCCCCGCAGCCTGCTGGAGTCGGTGTCGCTGTTCGAGGCGGCCAAGCCCCTGGTCGAGATCCTGGGCTCCACCTTCTGCAGCGCCTACGCCACGGTGAAACAGGCCGAGTACGAGACCTTCATGCGCACGATCAGCCCGTGGGAGCGGGAGTTCCTGCTGCTGAATGTCTAG
- a CDS encoding ABC transporter ATP-binding protein yields MLGGIQVTNQPIITFENVTKRFGKMVAVDNVSLSIQEGEFFSLLGPSGCGKTTLLRMLAGFETPTEGRILIDGQDVSTVPPNKRPVNMVFQSYAVFPHMSVADNVAYGLKVDRVSKAERDRRVEEALDLVQLHGLAQRKPDQLSGGQRQRVALARALVKRPRVLLLDEPLSALDAKLRDQMRTELSTLQEKVGITFIMVTHDQDEALALASRCAVMNRGLLQQVAAPNDLYEFPNSRFVADFIGSVNLFEGVLAVDEPSHAVVRSPDLDCDIFLDHGVTGARGGTVWAALRPEKIELHKRPDGAAPPNMGDCPVGQNAVAGVIRHEAYLGGQSVYEVEIQSGRRIKVVRQNLTRWDQEDFKLGEAVWLGWHACSPAVLLS; encoded by the coding sequence ATGCTCGGGGGAATTCAGGTGACCAACCAACCCATCATCACCTTCGAGAACGTCACCAAGCGCTTCGGCAAGATGGTGGCGGTCGACAACGTCTCCCTGTCGATCCAGGAGGGCGAGTTCTTCTCGCTGCTGGGGCCATCGGGCTGCGGCAAGACCACCCTGCTGCGAATGCTGGCCGGGTTCGAGACGCCAACCGAAGGCCGGATCCTGATCGACGGCCAGGACGTCTCGACCGTGCCGCCCAACAAGCGGCCGGTGAACATGGTGTTCCAGTCCTACGCCGTGTTCCCGCACATGAGCGTGGCCGACAACGTCGCCTACGGCCTGAAGGTCGACCGGGTGAGCAAGGCCGAGCGCGACCGGCGGGTGGAGGAGGCGCTGGACCTGGTCCAGTTGCACGGCCTGGCCCAGCGCAAGCCCGACCAGCTGTCGGGCGGCCAGCGGCAGCGGGTCGCCCTGGCGCGAGCACTGGTGAAACGCCCCCGCGTGCTGTTGCTGGACGAGCCGCTGTCGGCCCTGGACGCCAAGCTGCGCGACCAGATGCGCACCGAGCTGTCGACGCTTCAGGAGAAGGTCGGGATCACCTTCATCATGGTCACCCACGACCAGGACGAGGCCCTGGCCCTGGCCAGCCGCTGCGCGGTGATGAACCGGGGCCTGCTGCAGCAGGTGGCCGCGCCCAACGACCTCTACGAGTTCCCCAACAGCCGCTTCGTGGCCGATTTCATCGGCAGCGTGAACCTGTTCGAGGGCGTGCTGGCCGTCGACGAGCCCAGCCACGCGGTAGTCAGGTCGCCCGACCTGGACTGCGACATCTTCCTGGACCATGGCGTCACCGGCGCGCGTGGCGGCACGGTCTGGGCGGCGCTGCGGCCCGAGAAGATCGAGTTGCACAAGCGTCCCGACGGCGCCGCCCCGCCCAACATGGGCGACTGCCCGGTCGGCCAGAACGCCGTGGCCGGGGTGATCCGCCACGAGGCCTATCTGGGCGGTCAGAGCGTCTACGAGGTGGAGATCCAGAGCGGCCGCCGGATCAAGGTCGTCCGCCAGAACCTGACCCGCTGGGACCAGGAGGACTTCAAGCTGGGCGAGGCGGTGTGGCTGGGCTGGCATGCCTGTTCGCCGGCGGTGCTGCTGTCGTGA
- a CDS encoding aspartate aminotransferase family protein: MTPAPAHAPTLSDLIHAETRRFTAEHPRSLALSRQSAEVWRGGAPMHWMTDWASPCPVFAAQGVGAQVTDVDSRLYDDFCLADTPAMFGHGQEAVARAIADQAKRGTGFMLPTAGAVIVGRLLAERFGLPLWQMATTASDANRAAIRWARAVTGRPVILVFDGCYHGMVDDAFVTLRGGQPSMKPGLLGQVHDLTATTRVVPFNDPEALAAALAPGDVAAVLAEPAMTNCGMILPQPGFLDTLRDLTRRAGTLLIIDETHTLSTAPGGYARAHGLEPDMLVVGKAIAGGVPAAVWGVTAELSEHMDAAAARTGPGQSGIGTTLSGNALAIAAMRAMLSEVMTDAAYARMLAGAERLMTGLRGVIAARDLPWSVVHVGARVELVFAPSPPKDAAAMREALDAPLLHALHLWLINRGVLIAPFHTMMLVSPVTEDAAIDRLIAAVDGFAGALEGLAA, translated from the coding sequence GTGACCCCCGCCCCGGCCCACGCCCCCACCCTCTCCGACCTGATCCACGCCGAAACCCGACGCTTCACCGCCGAGCATCCGCGCTCCCTGGCCCTGTCGCGGCAGTCGGCCGAGGTCTGGCGGGGCGGGGCGCCGATGCACTGGATGACCGACTGGGCCAGCCCGTGTCCGGTCTTCGCCGCCCAGGGCGTCGGGGCCCAGGTCACCGATGTCGACAGCCGGCTCTACGACGACTTCTGCCTGGCCGACACGCCAGCCATGTTCGGCCACGGCCAGGAGGCGGTCGCCCGCGCCATCGCGGACCAGGCCAAGCGCGGGACCGGCTTCATGCTGCCCACCGCCGGCGCGGTGATCGTCGGCCGGCTGCTGGCCGAGCGCTTCGGCCTGCCGCTGTGGCAGATGGCGACCACGGCCAGCGACGCCAACCGCGCCGCCATCCGCTGGGCGCGGGCGGTGACCGGCCGGCCGGTGATCCTGGTGTTCGACGGCTGCTACCACGGCATGGTCGACGACGCGTTCGTGACGCTGAGAGGCGGCCAGCCTTCGATGAAGCCCGGCCTGCTGGGCCAGGTCCACGACCTGACGGCCACCACCCGCGTCGTGCCGTTCAACGACCCCGAGGCCCTGGCCGCGGCCCTGGCGCCGGGCGACGTGGCCGCTGTCCTGGCCGAGCCGGCCATGACCAATTGCGGGATGATCCTGCCGCAGCCGGGGTTCCTGGACACCCTGCGCGACCTGACCCGCCGGGCCGGGACCCTGCTGATCATCGACGAGACCCACACCCTCTCCACCGCTCCTGGCGGCTACGCCCGCGCCCATGGTCTGGAGCCGGACATGCTGGTGGTCGGCAAGGCCATCGCCGGCGGCGTGCCGGCCGCGGTCTGGGGCGTCACCGCTGAACTCTCCGAACACATGGACGCCGCCGCCGCTCGGACCGGGCCCGGCCAGTCGGGGATCGGCACCACCCTGTCCGGCAATGCGCTGGCCATCGCCGCCATGCGCGCCATGCTGTCGGAGGTGATGACCGACGCCGCCTACGCGCGGATGCTGGCCGGGGCCGAGCGACTGATGACCGGCCTGCGCGGCGTGATCGCCGCCCGCGACCTGCCGTGGTCGGTGGTCCATGTCGGGGCGCGGGTCGAGCTGGTGTTCGCCCCCTCCCCGCCGAAAGACGCCGCCGCCATGCGCGAGGCGCTGGACGCCCCGCTGTTGCATGCGCTTCATCTGTGGCTGATCAACCGAGGGGTGCTGATCGCGCCCTTCCACACCATGATGCTGGTTTCGCCGGTGACGGAAGACGCGGCGATCGACCGACTGATCGCCGCCGTGGACGGGTTCGCCGGGGCGCTGGAGGGGTTAGCGGCATGA
- a CDS encoding ABC transporter permease — MCLSPTLSIHPRGRSMTRKSPPGPLEYLRRWQMQAWLAAVGVFLYAPLIALMAFSFNDSRRNIVWKGFTLKYYDKAFNDSSLIEAFVNSLTIAALCTVLSVALGAMVALVLWRFRFPGKTVLDGALALPIVVPEICMGVAMLVFFAKVLPWPVGLPWPLNLGAITIAHVSFSFPFVAVVVRARMASFNREMEEAARDLGAGEWRTIWDVILPHMAPSLVAGALLAFTLSLDDFVITFFTAGPDTVTFPVKVYSMVRFSVTPEVNAASTILIVLTVILTAVALKLQGDPAGVAGHGDKA, encoded by the coding sequence ATGTGCCTGTCCCCAACCCTATCAATCCATCCGCGGGGCCGGTCGATGACCCGCAAATCGCCCCCCGGTCCCCTCGAATACCTCCGCCGCTGGCAGATGCAGGCCTGGCTGGCGGCCGTCGGCGTCTTTCTCTACGCGCCGCTGATCGCCCTGATGGCCTTCAGCTTCAACGACAGCCGGCGCAACATCGTCTGGAAGGGCTTCACGCTCAAATATTACGACAAGGCCTTCAACGACTCGTCGCTGATCGAGGCCTTCGTCAACAGCCTGACGATCGCCGCCCTGTGCACGGTGCTGAGCGTCGCCCTGGGGGCCATGGTCGCCCTGGTGCTGTGGCGGTTCCGCTTCCCCGGCAAGACGGTGCTGGACGGAGCCCTGGCCCTGCCGATCGTGGTGCCCGAGATCTGCATGGGCGTGGCCATGCTGGTGTTCTTCGCCAAGGTCCTGCCCTGGCCCGTGGGCCTGCCCTGGCCGCTGAATCTCGGGGCCATCACCATCGCCCACGTGTCGTTCTCGTTCCCGTTCGTGGCGGTGGTGGTCCGCGCCCGGATGGCCAGCTTCAACCGCGAGATGGAGGAGGCGGCCCGCGACCTGGGGGCCGGCGAGTGGCGGACGATCTGGGACGTGATCCTGCCGCACATGGCTCCGTCCTTGGTGGCCGGCGCCCTGCTGGCCTTCACCCTCAGCCTGGACGATTTCGTCATCACCTTCTTCACCGCCGGCCCGGACACAGTGACCTTCCCGGTCAAGGTCTATTCGATGGTCCGCTTCTCGGTGACGCCGGAGGTCAACGCCGCCTCGACGATCCTGATCGTGCTGACCGTGATCCTGACGGCGGTGGCACTGAAGCTGCAGGGAGACCCCGCGGGCGTGGCCGGGCATGGGGACAAGGCGTAA